The sequence below is a genomic window from Cicer arietinum cultivar CDC Frontier isolate Library 1 chromosome 6, Cicar.CDCFrontier_v2.0, whole genome shotgun sequence.
GAGAGGGCTCTAAATGAGATTGACCCACATATAGATATAGAGTTAAGATGCAATTCAATTATGGAGATAACTATTCGTCAGATAGAATCAGTTTTGGGGAAAAAGTTATCATTATTATGATATAAGAGGGAAATAACTTCAGTACAAACTACACAGATGAGATTATGGACCCACTAGTATGACATGAGAAATGAGACCCACCCATTAGATTGGAAAGTGAGATACTGAGATATCAACAAATCTGTGATCAAGTTGTTTGACACTGaagttataaaatttataagtaaACATATCTCaacataaaatatatcttttatcaAATGAAAAAACTACTAAATTACAATTTCATTTTAATGCATTTTACCATCCTCTCGAAACATCTTTCACTTTCAATCAATCGCACACATAAatcaaatatgtaatttaatgtGTAGGCCAGGCAAGACGCccaaaatgaaacatatttcaCAACCCACTTATAAATTACATTGTCCATAAAATACACCATAATAAAGCATGACGTCCGTAATCAAGAAACCAATTAAGAGACGGTGAGAGCTAATCATCATCCTCAAGAACACTTCGACGCCTCTGTATCTgaaaaagtaaacaaaaaatgacagtaaataaataaactggTAAATGAGAACCGAACTACTATGCAAGTAATATTTTTACAACTTACTGTGACTTTTGTCTGCCTTGCTGTTTGGCTGTTTATCTGCTCCAGCAGTGATATGAGTCTTTCTTCAGAAACCTAATAATTCCATTTAATGAATGAGGAATGGAAGATATCTTGATACAATAATGCTTTGTATGGGCTAATTccttatatataatatcaatatatgagcaataacaacaaaaacaatTCCAACTAGTAATTTCTTAGTTTCAATTTTTGGAAGGAAAATTTAattgctttttttattttattattcaaggAAATAGGGGGGATGGGGATTTACAAAATGAAACCACCAATGAGAAATCAACTTAAAACCATCATCCCATTAGATTATATCCACACTAACATTATTGGAATTTGGAACAGACAAATAAACTGAAACTTCCCATGACCTAAAATTGGCTAATGTAAGTTGCTAtcaaaaaaccaaaccaaaccttTGCATGTAAACACTTTGTAGAAAATCTACCTAAACAACTCCTTCTCAACCAATCCTGAGACTGCCTAACTGATATCAACAGGGTGGTCATAATCACAACTCTATGTAGAATTGTTCGACTATTGGTGCTGATATAGCTAGAATAATCCAACCCCAGCAGGAAACGCATTCTGCTAGGAGCTTGCTGTGATCACGTTTAAGGGTAAGGTAGGACTGTAGGAGGATTCATTTGGTCTATCCTTTCCAAATAGATGTTTGAGACACTCAAAAACCAGAGGGTATCAGACAATCTAAATGTATACCCTGAAGCCATTACTGTTTCAGCACTCCTTGCAATCGAAAGGCTGTTTCCCGTCTCCGACACAAGGTGCTTCAAACCTGCTACTGATTCTGCCTCTACATTCCTTCTACAAAGCCTCTATTTAAGTGGGCATTTCAGTATTTCAAGCACCAACTTCAATTCGTATGAGTCAGTTTTATTTACTGTCAATATTTTACTAGGTTACAGGCAAAGACACAAGATTTATTAGATAGTTTTTGATATGTCAGTTGGCAGTCAAAAGGCGCTTCCCCGTCATAGACTACAAATTTAAAGTTCCCTTTACAATCCTAATTGTAGGATGGAGTTCTGAAAACCTTTCACCAAATATCACTATAAACTAAATTATAGGGTTTTACAAGTTACATGAAAGATGAGAACACTAAGCCTGTAATATCGAAAAACCACATTAGGCCATTCAAGGAGTTGTTACCAACAGTGTTTATAAATTGTGGATAGAGGACCTTTCTTGGACCAAAGATTGATCAAACAAATAGATGTTATAATTAGAACCTCACAGATAAAATGACAATAGATGCAATAAAATATTACCAACACTTGTGATAAGAATGAGAAAGGTTGCAGCACAAGACAAGATCCAATATACCTTTTCAGTTATCTGACCCATTTGAGCAGCTCTCAATATAACATCTTCGACACCTTTTGCTTTCTCTGGTTTCACCAAAGCAATTCGAGCAACTGCACATAGTGATATcagaaattttaaaagaatgaaAGAAAGCCAACACCGTGTAGCAATATTCTTTGTTCCTTCCCATTTTCATAGGAAAATTCAGGTACTTGGCAAACATGTTCTTTCaatgttaaaatatataattttgaaatgcAAATGTGATTTATGTTACTGAGTCTAAAAATAACTAAGACAAATTACATTCATGATTCATATCTTCCTACCCATACAAGTTCCAGCTAAAATAATTCCCAACTTTACTATATATTGAGTACATTCATAAGTCAACTTATAAACTCCTAAATCCATcttgctttttaaaaaaacccaGATCTCAGATTAACAAGGCTGTAAAAAATCATACCAGCCCTCAACAAAATGCTACCATCCTACGAGGCTACGCTCCTTAATGCTACGAAGTGAAGCGAGCATAGAGACCAACTACAGGGTATCTATCCTGTGATCCAACCTGTTACTCAGAGGGTAACTATCTAGAACACAGGAGTGTGAACACAGGAAGAGAAAGAGAACAGATGGTAGAGGGAAAGAAAAATTGCAATACATATCAAACTACAAGTATCAAAGCCATCATCATCATAGTTTCATTTATCTATTGTTGGGTCAAAAATCATCAGGTGAGTTAGAGACTCTATTTGAACTTTTCCAAGACACTTTAGAATTCAGATGTACCTTAAGTAGAAACTTCGGTATTTATTTAGGCACAATGACTTCATAATAACACCAAAATATACTAATATTCTTTGATACAAATTCTGGGGGAAGACTTTAGTCACATAGCAAGATTATACATGTAAAACGGATACTTCCTAACGTCTTATATATTCTGAGATACAATctaggtagttaatcccagCGAGATCCCACTGCCCTGGTGCGGTGTAGTGCCTGACCGCGACGGCATGAAACAAGATCCTGGCGAGATCCCTCTGTTTCGTTGTTTCTACTTTCCCATAGGAAGAAGAATATGCTAATAAAGATGAcgctttttttttattcctatGCTAGAAGCCTAGAACATGCatttgagttttaatatttagttattttattactcAGTGTTAAAGACTTCAATATGCATCATCTTTATTTCCTTGACTTTTGTTGGTATTTCAATATATGTTTTGACTAAGAGTAAGACTTGTGGATTTTATTGCTAATTATGAATGTTTCAGAGTTTGAGTCATTTGTTAATTTGCATTAAATATAGGTTAATAATGTATTATTCATGTAATTTGTCTAAAAATAGCAGTTATCCCGTCTATGCGACACACCGCTGTCTAGGATTAACTACCTAGCATACAATGTCTGTGTTCATGAACGTGAACAACTTCGATATATATAGTTTGGTTTGTCAAAATATCTTACAAAAGCCCGATGATACAAATACTATATATGGAAGTTTAAGAAAATACTAGCAACTAAGTACTATAAACTTTCTATACTAATTAAGACTGACTGAagacatgattgaaattttgaaatattaactACACAATTGTAAACGACCAAAGTTTTTCTTCTACCTTCTTCCATAAGAAATAGTACAGCAAAATATACAACTATGTTATTTTAAGACGATCATTAATCAGACTAAATTTTAAAAGGAAAAGTAAGAGTGCCATAATAgttaaaaagtcaaataacatctAAGAAGTGAAAATTATTTGTGCTATATACTTACGTCTTTCTCGTGCTTCAGCAGACAACAGCTGACTAAGCATCATTTGTCTTCTTTCATCTGCCTCcctaaattaatcattttaccATTCAAATAATAAACTGCCGTTGTTCCAGGAAAAAATTGACAAATGGATGAACAAGTTGCTGAGCCTAAACCTATGCAACAGAATTGAATAATCAGCATAACAATTGCACAAGAAATCTATATTCATAAACTAACCTTTTTGCATCCTCCTGAGCATTCTGCTGTTCAGGGTTCGGTTGATTTCCCTGCAATATCAACACAATCACAAGCAAAGTTTCAATCTCTAATGCGAAAGAAATTTGATAACAAACACATAGGACAATGATAGCTAACTGTGCCATGCCGAGCCATAAGCTCCTGCATCCGTCTCTGTCTGATTGCTTCCAGCTCAGGATCAGCCTGAAATTAGCAATTAAGATAAATAAACCATAAACAAGCCACAATTATAATACAAAAGGACCAAAAGAAAACACTACACTGTAAACACTATCCAACCAAATAATTAAATCAGTGCATAAAAAGCTTAAACGCAAGCACCAGAGAACCCTAAAACGCAAAATTTGCTATTTAAACGGGATGATTCTTCCGCCCAAAGCTTTCTTCTAaattcaaaatccaaaacaGTGGCGAAAGGAAGGTTTCGTTAAAAAATTCATCGATGATTCCCATTCGATAATTAAAAAGTGCGCACGTTGTGTGTTTGATTCgtaaaaacattaaataataaaGAGGGAAATGGAATGAGAAGTTACCATTTGGTTAAGTTAGCAGAAGAGAGAAACCCTAGCTGGTCTGTGAATGGGGGGTTTTGGTTTTGCTGCGTGATCCTTACGTACCACCACCACCACAGATCGCGTTTGGAATAAGCACTTCTTTACGAACCAAAAAGTCTGATCTATTTCTATCGGGAAATTCTGATTCTGTTTCACCCCCTTTTTTTACTTATACACGCTCCTTTCTTTTTATTGTAGGGTAAATACCCAGACTAGAAAAACATGCGAtctatttgattttgaaaaataaaaattgattttattgttattaatattttagaattttaaaactGTTTGTCCAATTTACAAAAATTGAatactaatttaattaatgtttacaatttaacaataacttatctatttactcaaaattaaaaacacaaatatactttctaaatattttaaatatcagtcaaatgttttaaaaataataattctcaaggatatattgatttatatcttggtgaattttatcatatttaaattttttaaatattaaattaatagtttctcaaattataaataagtgttaagtgttttttcgaatatagtttttaaaaatacaacttaagtTAAGTCCCGTGCAAGGCAAAGATTCATAGACTAGTATAAAATAATGTCTCTAATTGATATGTGTATTAACAAATATGTACTGATAAGCgactatttataaataataaataattagttgAGCTTGTGTGTTGTACGCATAGAAAAACGACtatttatacataaataattttttttattataatagtaacattattacaaaatttaataaatatgttctgataatgtaaaatagtttaatattaatatttaatgaaaattatttattttatcatatttaatattaataataattaatcatttatttttcactaaatattgatttaaaatattatatttaattataattaaataatatactttttttatatttttaaaccaaatttttataaatatactgTCAAATTATAAGGATCACattacaattataattatatttatatataatcatAGAAAGTCAAACCAAATCTCTAAATATATGATATGTTCCGagcaaaatattaataatattttggcaacgataaaatagttaaatcaattacatatttataaatatcatagtttaaaaatgatagttaaatcattttttatagtttcatatataaataaatgtttgaaatcttattcaatactaaattataaaaaaagtcaTACATTTTAATATCTATTAATTGCTTATGTTACAATTCAATTGATAGTTGCAAAGACATAAATATATAGGGGATATAAGTTTGTATTCATTGTCTCTCCATGTTGGGTCAGTATGGTTGGAGATAGATAGAAGAGAGCAAAgtgaatatttttaagtttgagTTTGATTCAACTTTTAAGAAAGGTAGAAGGGattaaaacaaacatatatctATTATCTTTCTCTCAtttcaattaaatcaaatatactATTAAAAGTGTGCGAGTCtaataattaaactatttaaaaacaATAGTATTATAAATTAGGAGACATCTTATTCCATTTCTTCAAGATGGTGAGATGTGGCTTAAAAGGGCACAATTTCATGTATGTGTGAGAGTGTTTATCGCATAAAACGACGAGTTAAAACTATGACCATATTTGCGTATGTGAGGGACAACTCTAATGCAAAAAGTCTAACTTTTATATCATGTTTGGCCTATCATTATTTAATGATTTCCCAATTGAGGCAAACTTGTCTTTActcaccaatttttttttccaattaaaCTTAAGAAAATGTTCATCTGCCATAATTTTATCTATTTGCTTCCAATATATTATTGGAAGTTAGGATTCggtaatgtattttacattatggaagcttagatctaaTAAAAAAAGAGCAAACATGGAGAATTAGATGAATAGTCACCTTAATCGTATACCTATTTTGTACTactaatttgatttgatttgttacTTACACCACTTCTTCAAACAAAGTTAACAATAGTTTATGTTAAAGATTACGAAGTTGATGGAGATTTTTGATAGTCGTCGCTCTCTCGCTCTTTTATAAGAAATAACCTTAGGTTTCTCCTTTTATTCATCCATTAGAGGGATGAATTTAGACTATTTTTTGGTCATAAGTTACTCATTCAAGTTACtttattctttcattttatttaaataagtagaTTTTACATAGTTTTAGTTTGTCTTtcgtgttttattttttatttttgtcatctaGATGCGATGTTTAGTTTGTTTGCATCATATTATAATGTCGTTTGTTTTCTCGTCTAACTGCAATATACATAGAGGCAACATATTTGTCATGTCAATGCCATACTTTAAGTAAGAAATTTATGAATGTTATCACTAAATTCAACACTCTATTAGTCgtacatattatttattaatatatagttGGATTTGTCATGTCAAATACTATTTACAGTCAATATAAGTTagcaacaataaatattttttacaaagatTGATTGAATTAAAAACTGTGAATCTTGTATTATTATTGATCATatgtaaaagaaattaattttttaagattaaaattttaatttgattattgaCTAATAAAATCTTTATGAATATGGTTGacgtaatttttaattttttaattaattttaatattaaaatatgattgaGAAATGTCTGCCATTATGATGAATTTgattgtacttcttttatttgcATTTAAATGAAGTGTACATATCAGGAGAAAAAAATAGTTGGGGATGTTAAAGAGTTTCCAATTAATCGTTAACCCAAAAATGAAAAACTTTCCAATCAGCAAAGTCAGCACAAATTTaagaaagaaatgaaaaatattaaacgCTTGTAAACAAGACTCACGTGGACGAAATTCACGGGCATCCCGTTGTTTTGCCCTTTTCCGTAGAGGTAAAATTACTTTCCCTCGATTTCTAGttacaaaattgatttaaaagaacacgtagaaaaaaaaaaaatgcaggAAGAccgttttctttttcttattttgcaAAATCTGAAAATCCAATTATTTCGTCTTCATCGTTCACTAGAAAAATAGAAGCTTCCATAAATTATAGAATTAGAATTACTACATCAAAGTGAGTAAAGTAAACAGACTAAATAAACTCAGTGGTCCCACATATAGAATAGATCCATAACCAAACAAGTAAGCATCACGGATCATAAGTGTTAGCACCAGGAGATCAATTTTGACACCACACTACACACTACACACTACACTACCATTCTCACAAATCAcatgaaattaattaatcagTTTACTAACCCCACTTGTGAAtcttaaaataatcatttttagcTTTGGCAAATCCCAATTAACCACAACCAGAACCAAATAAGGCAATGACAGTGTGAGACACAGTGATATGAACTCCGACTCTAAGCTTAGCAGAgaagaacaaaagaaaaaaagcaaATCCAAAATGGGTTTCACATTCAGCACCATGACTCTAAACCTTCTCCTCCTAATAGCAATGGTAGCCACCAACATTCTCTCACTCTACCACCTCTCCACAACACTTCAATCCCCTAAATCCCCAAATCCACACACACTAATCCCCGACCAACTCCTCCGTCAACTTCACACCATACGCGCCACCATTAACCACCTCACGCGCCTCCAACCCTCAGACACAAAATCATCAATCCCTTCAGATCTATTACTATACTCACACCTCTCTCCAATTGCTTCTTCATGCCATCACCACCCTGATCTTCTCCACAAGTACATGACTTACACACCTTTCTCTCTTTGTCCTTCCGATTCCGACCTCGCCGAATCCCTAATTCTTCGCGGTTGTCACCCTCTCCCTCGCCGACGATGCTTCTCCAAAACCCCCAAAAAACTATCAATTTCGCTTCCTCAAAACCCTTTCCCTAATTCTCTCCCTGATTCCTCCGTAATTTGGGATCGTTACTCATGTAAATCATTCGATTGTCTCAACcgtcaaaaccctaatctcGGTTTCGAACCTTCACGTGAAGCTTCCAAGTTTAACACCTACAGTTCCGAATTAGATCTTCCAGTTCAACAGCTTCTCCAGATCGCGAAAACCGCGAAATCGGTTCTTCGACTCGGTCTCGACGTCGGCGGTGGAACTGGCTCATTCGCCGCCGCGATGAAGCTTCGTAATGTTACGGTAGTTACAACTACCATGAATGTTGCTGCGCCTTATAGTGAGACTGTTGCGTTGAGGGGGCTTGTACCGCTTCACGTGCCGTTGCAGCAACGGTTGCCGATTTTCGACGGTGTTGTGGATATTGTTCGGTGTGGGCGTGCGGTGAACCGGTGGATTCCGGTGACGATGAtggaatttttgttgtttgatgTTGATAGGGTTTTGAGAGGTGGAGGGTTTTTGTGGTTGGATCATTTTTTTAGTAAGGGTGTAGATCTTGAGAAAGTGTATGCGCCTTTGATTGGGAAATTGGGTTACAAGAAGGTGAAGTGGGCAACGGGGAATAAGACTGATGCTGGtggtgttaagaatggggaactTTACTTGACTGCATTGCTCCAAAAGCCTCTCTCAAGATGAGGTTGTCACTCAAAAGGTAGGAACTTTTATTACTCATGCTTGAAAATGTCCATGATTGAATATTGAGATATTTAAAATTCGTGAATGGTTAGTGCATTTGGGACTTGGTCAATATgttgtttgttttgattttagagAAATAGtggtgttattttaattttacaggCTAAGAAGGTTTGCAAGCAAGAGTGTTGTCATGATTTTGACACACTGAAGTTTTAAGGTGTATATATTGTTAGCTATTGCTTGCAGActctggtttttttttttttttttttttttaaaataaaaaaattgaatttattgttAGTTTAAATTTGATgcattttttaatgatgtgtccACACATTGAAATTTTTTAGGGTGTCAAACATTTTAATGATTTAACTATTTTTGATTCGAttatagtttaaaataaaatttgccAGTGACAGATTGGTTGAATTCAAGTTTTGTACATTAAACAATGTTGAACCTAATCCTGGTTGGTGGAAGACCCAAATGTTGTGTTTAATCAGTGATTTCACAGTAAGCATGGAATATTACTTGGGGCTCTTGAGGCCACTTCCTTCCTTCATTCAGCCCATACCACATAATGCATCCTACAAAAACTGTTTGAGTAAGTGGAACTGGACCTTTTCATCGTAGATTTTTCACATGAAGAAGAGAGACAACAACAATCACTAAATAAAGTCCTGTCGTCTTATCCCACTAGGTGGGGTTGGGTACATAAATTAGATCATGCATTAAGTTTAAAGATAAACTATTTACCTCTAAATCTCTCTTAATAATTTGACCTATAGTTTTTCTTGGTCTCACTCAATCCCAAGCTATATTGGTATCTCGTGAAGAGAGAGATAGACACAATtgattaaaatacatttttttatggaAGGATCCTTTTTTAGAAAACTAGTAGGTGTATTATCTTTCCTATAATGGAGGTAGTCTAAATTCCAATACAATTGAGGTGGATGTTTACTAACGCTGATGAGCTTGAGCAATCATTTATGTCTCAAACAGAGTTTTGGCTTATGAACGAAAATAAAATTTGCCAGCTGACACATGGTATATGTCTTTTTTGGTAAATACACCTTTACAAGTacttttgataaatataatccaacaaattttattttctcaaacatATGTTGGAGAAaaagtattcaaacataaatcatgtTAAAGAAAACTCAATTTTGACCAAAAGTATATTTGCAAAATGAGGTTTAATCAAAAGTACATTTGCAAACTTCAATCCAAACACACTAAGATTCTTGCAGCTTCAAACGTGTGTTGTGCAGCTGCCAACTGCTCCATTAGATGTAAGTAGGATATACTgccatataattaaaaataaacgaGTAAATTGTGGGAATCAACTCtaattttgatgtattattACAATTTCCTAAGTTCGGTTGGATGTGATGTGGTGTGTTATTTCTTGTTTATAATTCTATAATTCTGCAACTCCCTCTTCTGACTCTGATCCAGTGGGTTTTTCCTCCCTTTTGTGGATATTGCAGGTTGATATATGTGCTGTAAGGAAGATAAGCATGCTGGTTTATCCTGATTTCCTTGCTCTGGAATTTTTATGGGGCGCTTAATGAAGCAGTGTTCATGGCCAATGTGATCCATCATCCCAATGTTGTAGAAAAAGAATCATTAACGCATGGGAACAAAGCTAGAAGGAAGTCAAGCACAGGTCTATGTATATCCTGTGGACTTGGGGGAACTTGTGGAGGAAAATAGTGTTTATGATCGTTTTTGCTTCTTCTTTGATTCAATTGTTCTATTCCAATTATTTGTTTGGAAATAAATTCAAGGAATGTTGTTGCCTGATTCGTGTTCCCTCATCACCTAGTTTTCATTATTCTATTTGTTAACCATGTTGTTAATGCAAAATATCAATAGGTTTTACTAATGGCTAATATCTGCCAGGGAATCTAGTTGAACGTCTCTTTTCAGTTGATGCCATTTCGTTAACAATTCCTACAAAACTACTATTGGTGTGTTTGGACATATTGTTTTTCACGGCAAAAAATCATGGCCAAGTGAAAGCTACAATAGAGTAGCTTCACTATCACCGCTCGTTTGGGTGCTCCAACCACTTCACCAAACCTAAGCTATATTGCTATGAATTGCACAAGATGGTCTTGTGCAAACAATTCTTATTtggtttataaattataaaataccattttgaaaattgaaaattttatagttaaaaaataaagttgaaaaTGTTCTAAAATCAAACTGCTCGTTCCTTTTTTTTACGGGCGACCTGTTCCTACCTCAAAAATGCattttgtgcaattttcataTCCCAAACCATCTAAGTGGATGGGCTATAAAGAATTTTGATAAATTGCAATGGGTCATAAAAGCTAACACATGGCCATTATAAACAGAATGTCTCATAGTCAAacgtttttaatttgttttaattatagtAACTTGACAAATGCATTTGTCAAAGTTTGAGTCTTACATtggtaatatatttatttcatccTGAAATAATCTACTTATTTGTTAAAGAAATTTGTCccacattttttaaaatcatttttagcttttgaaacaaattttaactatttctTCTATTTAATTATACCATTTAACTAATGTTACAtgcattatttttaaatttatatcttCGACTTTGTATTTATGATAAATGTAATACATTAatgtttgatgaaaataatttagtaaaattattatttaatttttttcatttattatattttttttaatttatataaaataatcaaatacgATAATTATTTCGAAACCGAGTGAATAAATGTTTgtaaaaattgtataaaatattttattttcactgTAGTAGTAATTATTTCCAAATCAATACTAGTACTGTGTGcatcaatttcaaatttattatactCCAGTACTCGTTTATAACTATGATTTACACCATCGGtttacaaagattaattcataaaataattacaaattttatttatttataattttttatgcaatataaaatgatttacaTTCGAAACAAAAATACTAAGAGTGCACTTTAATGTGGTATGATAAAAGAATTTCATGTAACAAGATAAAGACAGGGGAAGAACTAAAACCTTCCACTATTTAGTGGTACAACACATGAAGATGAATTACATAAAATTAAGCAATTCTAAGTCTCAGCTTAATAAGGTAAAATAAAcgagtttatatatttatagtttataaaatattgaaacttACATTTAAAACCTtcattttgattatttgaattcataattatttaattatttttttaaaagacaaaataacAAATAGTACCTAAAACTCacacatataattataatagattgaaataaaaataaaaataaaaatatttaatccaataatattattgtttacCGATCGAGttaaaccttaaaaaaaatattacttttaatatttttttactctgtatttatttattaatgatcGTGATTTCAAATTGTGGAAAGTACTGGCCGGCCTATTATCGACAAAATCTCTAGTAGTATTTTAAATGCAAAAACATTACTACTTACTTTTCCCTTGTGGCTGCAATGCGTCATGGCTGACCCAATAAATAAAACCGACAATAATCTAGAATTTGGTTCCAAAATGCCACGAGTgtgtgaatgaatgaatgaatcaaCGTTCTCACCTCACTCTCTACACTTTCATTCATCTCTATAAATGTTAAATGCCTTAGTTTCTCATATTTAAGCAAAACTACTCTCACACGCCCACGTTACCTCCTAAATTTATCGCCACACAAATTCCAAATTCTTTCGTCTTTTTTCTCAGGTACGCAGCTAACTTAACCCATTCCATCTTatcctccttcattttttcTCTGTTTCATCTATCTCTATTCACCATCTGTTGCTAATTTtagcatttattttaaaaaataatagttgcTTGGTCATAggtttatttcataattaaggttttaaataatatacttTAACATCTTGATCATGATTCTGTTCAAACTATGTATCTCTTTTCATGTTATTTTCTGTAGTTTATTTGGTGAATATTCTCTTGCCCTTTTTAATATTTCTCTCCAACTTGCAAACTCTCTCTTACTTTGCAATTGTTTGTCTAATTTCAGAATTCTCTTGATTATCTAATATCTTGTCagtaaattttatgaaaaatagtgcattttttacaatatgcatctgtttaatatatttttaat
It includes:
- the LOC101498427 gene encoding uncharacterized protein → MADPELEAIRQRRMQELMARHGTGNQPNPEQQNAQEDAKREADERRQMMLSQLLSAEARERLARIALVKPEKAKGVEDVILRAAQMGQITEKVSEERLISLLEQINSQTARQTKVTIQRRRSVLEDDD
- the LOC101498967 gene encoding probable methyltransferase At1g29790 is translated as MNSDSKLSREEQKKKSKSKMGFTFSTMTLNLLLLIAMVATNILSLYHLSTTLQSPKSPNPHTLIPDQLLRQLHTIRATINHLTRLQPSDTKSSIPSDLLLYSHLSPIASSCHHHPDLLHKYMTYTPFSLCPSDSDLAESLILRGCHPLPRRRCFSKTPKKLSISLPQNPFPNSLPDSSVIWDRYSCKSFDCLNRQNPNLGFEPSREASKFNTYSSELDLPVQQLLQIAKTAKSVLRLGLDVGGGTGSFAAAMKLRNVTVVTTTMNVAAPYSETVALRGLVPLHVPLQQRLPIFDGVVDIVRCGRAVNRWIPVTMMEFLLFDVDRVLRGGGFLWLDHFFSKGVDLEKVYAPLIGKLGYKKVKWATGNKTDAGGVKNGELYLTALLQKPLSR